The Pectobacterium parmentieri genome segment AATCCTTAAGGAGCACCACAAGGATCCTGACACTCTTATAATTGATGAGTTCGTAATGAACTTGGGAGCTAGCCGTGCAGACATTACCGTAATCAATGGCCTAATGCATGGATATGAGTTAAAAAGCAAAAGTGACAATCTTCTACGCTTGCCTGCCCAGGTTGAGTTTTACTCTTCGGTTATGGATAAGGTCACTCTAGTTGTTTCTGAGTGTCATGCACAAGAAGCTGTAAAAATTGTTCCTGAGTGGTGGGGAATAAAAATTGCAACTGAAGGTGTTCGGAATGCTGTTCATTTGCATACAGAACGAATGAATAGAATGAATCCATCAATTGATAAAGTTTCTCTTTCGATGTTGCTTTGGAAAGACGAAATGCTTTCAATTTTGGCTTCGTATGGCCTAGAACGTGGCTTGAAAAGCAAGCCACGTAGATTTTTATGGTTGAAATTATCAGAATGTTTAGAGACCAATCAGCTACGTGATGAAGTTCGAACGAAACTTAAATCCCGTATAAATTGGCGAGCTGATCAACAACCTTAGTTATATGGTGATTTTGCCCGATTTTTCTCCAAACCTCTGGACTGCCAAATTTGTGATTAGGAGTTGGGTTTTTTAAATATTGGGCATAGACTTGGGCGTATTCGTAAATTTCCTT includes the following:
- a CDS encoding sce7726 family protein translates to MRDIDVRRAVHKKILKEHHKDPDTLIIDEFVMNLGASRADITVINGLMHGYELKSKSDNLLRLPAQVEFYSSVMDKVTLVVSECHAQEAVKIVPEWWGIKIATEGVRNAVHLHTERMNRMNPSIDKVSLSMLLWKDEMLSILASYGLERGLKSKPRRFLWLKLSECLETNQLRDEVRTKLKSRINWRADQQP